Proteins from one Lachnospiraceae bacterium KGMB03038 genomic window:
- a CDS encoding ABC transporter ATP-binding protein, with protein MEIKTTDLTKKFGDVTAVDHMDLTMTGGVYGLLGLNGAGKTTLMRMLCTLLQPTEGSITCDGKDIFKMGADYRKLLGYLPQEFGFYPEFTVKDYLLYIAALKGIRLAVAKKRVKELLGKVGLSKVAGRKMKKLSGGMKRRAGIAQAMLNDPRILVLDEPTAGLDPNERIRFRNLISELSEDRLVLLSTHIVSDVEYIANEIWLMKEGSLMLKGTAEELIDSMEETVWKCFAEKPMVPALLKKYKVSNMKSEPHGAELRIISKERPLPDAVPEEAALEDVFLYYFGEKAGESDAVI; from the coding sequence GTGGAAATAAAGACGACTGATCTTACAAAAAAATTTGGTGATGTTACGGCGGTAGACCATATGGATCTGACCATGACGGGAGGCGTCTATGGTCTTCTGGGTCTGAACGGCGCCGGAAAGACAACGCTTATGCGGATGCTGTGTACCCTGCTGCAGCCAACGGAAGGCAGCATCACCTGCGATGGAAAAGATATTTTTAAAATGGGAGCGGATTACCGGAAGCTGCTGGGGTATCTGCCTCAGGAATTTGGGTTCTATCCAGAGTTTACCGTGAAGGACTATCTGCTTTACATTGCGGCCCTGAAAGGAATCCGGCTGGCGGTGGCGAAGAAAAGAGTAAAGGAACTGCTGGGAAAGGTAGGACTTTCGAAAGTGGCTGGCCGGAAGATGAAGAAGCTGTCCGGGGGAATGAAGCGGAGGGCCGGAATTGCTCAAGCCATGCTGAATGATCCCAGGATCCTGGTGCTGGATGAGCCTACAGCCGGACTGGATCCCAATGAAAGGATCCGGTTCCGTAATCTGATCAGCGAATTATCTGAGGACCGGCTGGTCCTGTTATCCACCCATATTGTGTCGGATGTGGAATATATTGCCAATGAAATCTGGCTGATGAAGGAAGGAAGTCTGATGTTGAAGGGGACGGCGGAAGAGCTGATCGACTCTATGGAAGAAACCGTCTGGAAATGCTTTGCGGAAAAGCCGATGGTTCCGGCTCTGCTGAAGAAATACAAGGTTTCTAATATGAAATCGGAACCTCATGGAGCGGAACTGCGGATCATTTCCAAAGAGCGTCCGCTTCCGGATGCGGTTCCGGAAGAGGCGGCCCTGGAGGATGTGTTCCTTTACTATTTTGGAGAAAAGGCGGGTGAAAGCGATGCTGTTATTTGA
- a CDS encoding ABC transporter ATP-binding protein, whose translation MKNLFKYAAVQWKSMLAIILILFVQAYCDLSLSAYMSDIVNVGIQQGGIEETVPEAVPEEEMEHLLLFVQQEEKEKILDSYAEDENSYDIPAYVLKEDVREQKDEMEELKDILEVPMVLSTGLASDSEMTSGLKEQMTAALPSQALSEDMTVFDMIGLLPQESRETLAEEAKEQLSDMPDSILEQAAVSAVRTTYEALGMDLDQIQIRYLIATGGKMAALAFLGMAASILAGFLASRVGASTGRDLRGRVFQKVVGFSNNEFDHFSTASLITRSTNDIQQIQLLTVMLLRIVLYAPILAIGGIFQVFQTNVSMSWIIGLAVVLIALVVLALFLVAMPKFRILQTLVDKVNLVMRETLTGLPVIRAFSTQKHEEERFDQANRELTRTNLFVNRAMTFMMPVMMLIMNGVSVLIMWNGAHGIDQGQMQVGDMMAFIQYTMQIIMGFLMLCMMSIMLPRAAVAADRVEEVLSSQTVIRDPEQGKRFDPRQKGVLRFDHVSFQYPGAEEEVLHDITFTARPGETTAVIGSTGSGKSTLVNLIPRFYDVTEGAITLDGVDIREVSQHDLRERLGYVPQKGILFSGNIASNIMFGNPDGTEEEMTEAARIAQAEEFIEEKSTRYKSYISQGGANVSGGQKQRLSIARAVAKHPEVFIFDDSFSALDFKTDLALRRALKEKTKDSTVLIVAQRISTILHAEQILVLDEGRIAGRGTHKELLETCEVYRQIAASQLSEEELTGENNRKEDDGYGYART comes from the coding sequence ATGAAGAATTTGTTCAAATACGCGGCGGTACAGTGGAAAAGTATGCTGGCGATCATTTTGATCCTATTTGTTCAGGCATACTGTGATCTTTCCCTGTCGGCGTACATGTCAGATATTGTGAATGTGGGAATCCAGCAGGGCGGGATTGAGGAGACAGTTCCGGAAGCGGTTCCGGAAGAAGAGATGGAACATCTTTTGTTATTTGTGCAGCAGGAAGAAAAGGAAAAAATCCTGGACAGTTACGCGGAGGATGAAAACTCCTATGATATTCCCGCCTATGTCCTGAAAGAGGATGTCCGTGAGCAGAAAGATGAGATGGAAGAGTTAAAAGATATCCTGGAAGTTCCAATGGTCTTAAGCACAGGCCTTGCCTCTGACAGCGAAATGACCTCCGGGCTGAAGGAGCAGATGACAGCGGCGCTGCCTTCTCAGGCATTGTCGGAGGATATGACGGTGTTCGATATGATAGGCCTGCTCCCTCAGGAGAGCCGGGAGACCCTGGCAGAAGAGGCGAAAGAGCAGTTGAGTGATATGCCGGACAGCATCCTGGAGCAGGCGGCGGTCAGCGCGGTCAGGACCACCTACGAGGCATTGGGCATGGATCTGGATCAGATACAGATCCGGTATCTCATCGCAACAGGAGGAAAGATGGCGGCCCTTGCGTTTCTTGGAATGGCGGCCAGTATCTTGGCAGGGTTTTTGGCCTCCCGCGTGGGGGCGTCCACGGGACGGGATCTTCGCGGCAGGGTCTTTCAGAAAGTGGTTGGATTTTCCAACAATGAATTTGATCATTTTTCTACCGCTTCGTTGATCACCAGAAGCACCAATGATATCCAGCAGATCCAGCTGCTTACCGTAATGCTGCTGAGGATCGTGCTGTATGCGCCGATCCTGGCGATCGGAGGGATCTTCCAGGTGTTTCAGACCAATGTATCCATGTCCTGGATCATAGGACTGGCAGTAGTGCTGATCGCTTTGGTAGTCCTTGCGCTTTTCCTTGTGGCAATGCCAAAGTTCAGAATCCTGCAGACTCTGGTGGATAAGGTAAATCTTGTTATGCGGGAAACCCTGACAGGGCTGCCGGTGATCCGGGCTTTCAGTACGCAGAAGCATGAAGAAGAACGTTTTGACCAGGCAAACAGAGAGCTGACCAGAACCAATCTGTTTGTCAACCGGGCCATGACTTTTATGATGCCGGTCATGATGCTCATCATGAATGGAGTATCTGTTTTGATCATGTGGAACGGTGCCCATGGCATTGATCAGGGGCAGATGCAGGTGGGCGATATGATGGCCTTTATCCAGTATACGATGCAGATCATCATGGGATTCCTGATGTTGTGTATGATGTCGATCATGCTTCCCCGCGCGGCGGTAGCCGCAGATCGGGTAGAGGAGGTTCTGAGCAGTCAGACAGTGATACGGGATCCGGAGCAGGGGAAGAGATTTGATCCGCGGCAAAAAGGGGTCCTGCGCTTTGACCATGTATCCTTCCAGTATCCGGGAGCGGAGGAAGAGGTGCTCCATGATATTACTTTCACTGCCCGCCCCGGCGAGACGACGGCGGTCATTGGAAGTACGGGAAGCGGAAAGTCAACGCTGGTCAATCTTATTCCCAGATTTTACGATGTGACCGAAGGAGCGATCACATTAGACGGGGTGGATATCCGGGAAGTTTCCCAGCACGATCTAAGGGAAAGACTTGGCTATGTGCCTCAGAAGGGAATCCTGTTCTCCGGGAATATTGCGTCTAATATCATGTTCGGCAATCCGGATGGAACAGAGGAAGAGATGACGGAAGCGGCAAGGATCGCCCAGGCCGAGGAATTTATCGAGGAGAAGTCAACCCGGTACAAAAGCTACATCTCTCAAGGAGGCGCCAATGTGTCGGGAGGGCAGAAGCAAAGGCTGTCGATTGCCAGAGCGGTGGCCAAACATCCGGAAGTCTTTATCTTTGACGATAGTTTCTCCGCGTTGGATTTCAAGACGGACCTGGCGCTGCGCAGGGCGCTGAAGGAAAAGACGAAGGACAGCACCGTCTTGATCGTAGCGCAGCGGATCAGTACGATCCTGCACGCGGAACAGATCCTGGTCCTGGATGAAGGCAGGATTGCAGGGAGAGGTACTCATAAGGAACTCTTGGAAACTTGCGAGGTGTACCGGCAGATTGCTGCCTCCCAGCTGTCAGAGGAAGAACTGACAGGGGAAAACAATCGGAAGGAGGATGACGGCTATGGCTATGCACGGACGTAG
- a CDS encoding pentapeptide repeat-containing protein — translation MKGQRFMAMITQRELNERIRQHEEWLKNEAKGNSPSFAGLDLSGLDLKGANLYHSNFKGSCLRGCNFRYSDLGYSELEGADLTEANLKNANLFRANLKQAVLKDVEVNEYTMFYFQVCPEEGGFIGYKKAAAEKGRYALIKLYIPADARRNSATSYRCRADRAKVLEITDEAGQPLEKAWSGRDKGFVYQAGQWLKVPEFDEDRWNEKTKGIHFYLSKEAARLY, via the coding sequence ATGAAAGGGCAGCGTTTTATGGCGATGATCACACAGAGGGAGTTAAATGAGCGGATCAGGCAGCATGAAGAATGGCTGAAAAATGAGGCGAAAGGGAATTCCCCAAGTTTTGCCGGCCTGGATCTGTCCGGGCTGGATTTGAAGGGGGCGAATCTCTATCATTCCAATTTCAAAGGAAGCTGCCTGCGAGGCTGTAATTTCAGATATTCTGACCTGGGCTATTCTGAATTAGAAGGGGCTGATCTAACAGAGGCGAATCTTAAAAATGCCAATCTGTTCCGGGCTAATTTGAAACAGGCGGTGCTAAAAGACGTAGAAGTAAATGAATATACCATGTTCTATTTTCAAGTCTGTCCAGAGGAAGGCGGGTTTATCGGATATAAGAAAGCGGCGGCGGAGAAAGGAAGATACGCATTGATCAAACTGTATATTCCCGCGGACGCAAGAAGGAATTCCGCGACTTCCTATCGCTGCAGGGCAGATAGAGCGAAGGTCCTTGAGATCACGGACGAAGCCGGACAGCCTCTTGAGAAGGCGTGGTCAGGCCGGGACAAAGGATTTGTATATCAGGCTGGGCAATGGCTGAAGGTGCCGGAATTCGATGAAGACCGGTGGAATGAGAAGACAAAAGGAATCCATTTCTATCTGTCAAAAGAAGCGGCGCGGCTGTATTAG
- a CDS encoding MarR family transcriptional regulator has protein sequence MGCNLDKVPELGLMGIVMHRVINRAKGMYQEFDLNASQAGILFTLHQSCAMSQKELAESLNMTPPSITSAIQKMEKGGYIRRKADEKDQRVLRLSLTEKGESCIQSVKQVAEQMRKLIFYEMSEEEIQQFRKFLLRINENLEREV, from the coding sequence ATGGGATGTAACTTAGATAAGGTGCCGGAATTGGGACTAATGGGAATTGTGATGCACCGGGTCATAAATCGGGCGAAAGGAATGTATCAGGAATTTGACTTAAACGCCAGTCAGGCGGGAATTCTTTTTACCCTGCATCAAAGCTGTGCTATGTCACAGAAAGAACTGGCGGAAAGTCTGAACATGACTCCGCCATCGATCACTTCTGCGATCCAGAAGATGGAAAAAGGCGGATATATCCGGCGTAAAGCGGATGAAAAGGACCAGCGTGTCTTAAGGCTCTCACTGACGGAGAAAGGAGAATCCTGTATCCAGTCGGTGAAACAGGTGGCCGAACAGATGAGGAAACTGATCTTTTATGAGATGAGCGAAGAAGAAATCCAGCAGTTCCGAAAGTTTTTGCTGCGGATCAATGAGAACTTGGAAAGAGAAGTATAA
- a CDS encoding ABC transporter permease, with the protein MLLFEVKKVLTKPLNKAALLILAAVFVIACVLTIRYVDYTDQDGNTVTGISAARNLREMKNQWAGDVTEEVIREAVRENAAINASDEALSEDITEQNKAYSKKQGFEDIREMLSMSFSGIKQYDYYTADALSEDEAAGLYEQRIQSLKDYLDSGQVDFTENEKDYLLQKYEEFKTPVHYEYADGWMALMDSAYFITLTMILVLILGFLVSGIFSDEFAWKADAIFFSSRTGRGRAILAKMGAGLLIITVIYWGVILLFAGVVLAALGAGGGDCPVQIWNWYSIYNITYFQDYLLSAAGGYIGALFILILSMLASAGTHSTVFAITIPFALTCVTPFLGRVDMFSKPLRLFPDQLLQICANLRDFELYEIGGKVLRQVDVLIPMYLILAAAIFPFLYVVYRRTQVK; encoded by the coding sequence ATGCTGTTATTTGAAGTGAAAAAGGTACTGACGAAACCCCTGAATAAAGCGGCTCTTCTGATCCTGGCGGCAGTGTTTGTGATCGCCTGCGTCCTTACGATCCGCTATGTGGACTACACGGATCAGGATGGAAATACGGTGACCGGAATATCGGCTGCCCGGAATTTGAGAGAAATGAAGAATCAGTGGGCAGGAGATGTGACGGAAGAGGTGATCCGGGAAGCGGTTCGGGAGAACGCCGCGATCAATGCTTCCGATGAAGCGCTGTCGGAGGATATCACGGAACAGAACAAAGCTTATTCCAAGAAGCAGGGGTTCGAGGATATCCGGGAGATGCTGAGTATGTCTTTCAGCGGGATCAAACAATATGACTATTATACGGCGGACGCCCTGTCGGAAGATGAGGCGGCGGGGCTCTACGAGCAGCGGATCCAGTCGCTGAAGGATTATCTGGACAGCGGCCAGGTGGACTTTACCGAGAATGAGAAAGACTATCTCCTGCAGAAGTATGAAGAATTTAAGACGCCGGTACACTATGAGTATGCCGATGGCTGGATGGCTTTGATGGATTCCGCGTATTTTATCACGCTTACGATGATCCTGGTATTGATCCTGGGATTTCTGGTATCCGGTATCTTCTCGGATGAATTTGCCTGGAAAGCGGATGCCATCTTCTTCTCCTCCAGAACGGGAAGAGGGAGGGCTATCCTGGCGAAAATGGGAGCGGGACTTTTGATCATCACAGTGATCTACTGGGGCGTGATCCTGCTTTTCGCGGGAGTGGTGCTGGCGGCCCTGGGAGCGGGCGGGGGTGACTGCCCGGTCCAGATCTGGAACTGGTATAGTATCTATAATATTACCTACTTCCAGGATTATCTGCTAAGCGCCGCGGGAGGCTATATTGGGGCATTGTTCATTCTGATCCTGTCTATGCTGGCATCGGCCGGGACCCATTCCACCGTTTTTGCCATTACCATCCCATTTGCCCTGACCTGCGTAACCCCGTTCCTTGGCCGGGTAGATATGTTCTCAAAGCCGCTGCGTCTGTTCCCGGACCAGCTCCTGCAGATCTGCGCCAACCTGCGGGACTTTGAGTTATATGAGATTGGCGGCAAGGTACTGCGGCAGGTAGATGTGCTCATCCCTATGTATCTGATCCTGGCGGCAGCCATCTTCCCGTTTCTGTACGTAGTATACCGGAGGACTCAGGTGAAATAA
- a CDS encoding ABC transporter ATP-binding protein yields MTAMAMHGRRLPDEKAKDFKGTLKKLFHYMNMFKAQMILVAIFAVGGTVFNIIGPRILGKATTEIFNGLVSKVSGGSGMDFTKIGQILLLTLGLYLLSACCSFIQGLLMTGISQKTTYRLRKEISEKIHRMPMGYFDTKPVGEILSRVTNDVDTLGQSLNQSATQLITSATTIIGVLIMMLSISPLMTLVALLILPLSIGLLSFVMKHSQKYFRGQQKYLGNVNGQVEEVYSGHNIIKAFNKEQDVIREFNETNEHLYNSAWKSQFFSGMMMPVMQFVGNLGYVAVAILGGYLAIQEVIQVGDIQSFIQYVRNFTQPIQQVAQVANMLQSTAAASERVFEFLEEEEESQTVSDPVSVEGIQGNVEFEHVHFGYHPDKTIIKDFSAAVKAGQKIAIVGPTGAGKTTMIKLLMRFYDVNSGAIKVDGHDIRDFDRGELRKMFGMVLQDTWLFHGSIMENIRYGKLEASDEEVIQAAKAAHVHRFVQTLPGGYGMELNEEASNVSQGQKQLLTIARAILADPKILILDEATSSVDTRTEVLIQKAMDHLMEGRTSFIIAHRLSTIRDADLILVMREGDIAEQGTHEELLAKNGFYADLYNSQFESSDQTCA; encoded by the coding sequence ATGACGGCTATGGCTATGCACGGACGTAGACTGCCTGACGAGAAGGCGAAAGATTTCAAAGGCACGTTAAAGAAACTGTTTCATTATATGAATATGTTTAAGGCCCAGATGATCCTGGTAGCGATTTTCGCTGTCGGAGGAACCGTTTTTAATATTATAGGGCCAAGGATCCTGGGAAAAGCGACGACAGAGATTTTTAACGGTCTGGTAAGCAAAGTATCCGGGGGAAGCGGGATGGATTTTACCAAGATCGGACAGATCCTTTTGCTGACGCTGGGGCTTTATCTTCTGAGCGCATGCTGTTCTTTTATTCAAGGGCTGCTTATGACGGGAATCTCTCAGAAGACCACCTACCGGCTGCGAAAAGAAATCTCAGAGAAGATCCATCGGATGCCTATGGGTTATTTTGATACGAAACCTGTGGGGGAAATTCTGTCGAGGGTGACCAATGATGTAGACACTTTGGGACAAAGCCTGAATCAGAGCGCGACCCAGCTTATCACATCAGCGACCACGATCATAGGAGTTCTGATAATGATGCTGTCTATCAGCCCTTTGATGACGCTGGTGGCGCTGTTGATCCTTCCGCTGTCCATAGGACTGCTGTCCTTTGTTATGAAACATTCCCAGAAGTATTTCCGGGGACAGCAGAAATATCTGGGAAATGTAAATGGCCAAGTGGAGGAGGTTTACAGCGGGCACAATATCATCAAAGCTTTTAATAAAGAACAGGATGTGATCCGTGAATTTAACGAGACTAATGAACACTTATATAATTCCGCCTGGAAATCTCAGTTTTTTTCAGGCATGATGATGCCGGTCATGCAGTTTGTTGGCAATCTGGGATATGTAGCGGTAGCGATCTTGGGCGGCTATCTGGCGATCCAGGAAGTGATCCAGGTAGGAGATATCCAGTCCTTTATCCAGTATGTAAGGAACTTTACACAGCCCATCCAGCAGGTTGCCCAGGTGGCGAACATGCTCCAGTCTACGGCGGCGGCTTCTGAAAGAGTATTTGAATTCCTGGAGGAGGAAGAAGAATCCCAAACAGTCTCGGATCCGGTGTCCGTGGAAGGAATCCAGGGAAATGTGGAGTTTGAGCACGTACACTTTGGATACCATCCGGATAAGACGATCATCAAGGACTTCTCAGCAGCCGTAAAAGCAGGGCAGAAGATTGCCATCGTAGGACCGACCGGAGCTGGTAAGACGACCATGATCAAGCTGCTGATGCGGTTTTATGATGTGAACAGCGGTGCCATCAAGGTTGACGGCCATGATATCCGGGATTTTGACCGGGGAGAGCTTCGGAAAATGTTTGGTATGGTGTTGCAGGATACCTGGCTCTTCCATGGAAGCATCATGGAAAATATCCGATATGGGAAGCTGGAAGCTTCCGATGAAGAAGTGATCCAGGCAGCCAAGGCGGCCCATGTCCACCGGTTTGTGCAGACCCTTCCAGGCGGTTATGGAATGGAATTAAATGAGGAAGCAAGCAACGTTTCTCAGGGACAGAAACAGCTTCTTACCATTGCGAGAGCGATCCTTGCGGACCCTAAGATCTTGATTCTGGATGAAGCTACAAGTTCTGTGGATACCCGGACGGAGGTGCTGATCCAAAAAGCCATGGATCATCTGATGGAAGGAAGGACTAGTTTCATTATCGCCCACCGTCTGTCAACGATCCGGGATGCGGACCTGATCCTGGTCATGCGGGAAGGAGATATCGCGGAACAGGGAACCCATGAAGAGCTCCTTGCCAAGAATGGATTCTATGCGGATCTATATAACTCGCAATTTGAATCTTCGGATCAGACCTGCGCATAA
- a CDS encoding multidrug transporter MatE, whose product MDFLNGKIKNIYFKYLAAAFGSTLITSIYSIVDMAMVGQYHGPEGSAALAVVAPVWNIIYSFGLLMGIGGSVIFSTIRGKEKEGETRSNEYFTASVIGSVILAVIIWLIVVFFDRQLLLIFGAQDNTLTLAREYVRPIKFAVPLFLFNQMLAAYLRNDKNPALATGAVLAGGIFNVFGDYFFVFACEMGAFGAGLATAIGSGITFLVMLSHFFRKGNTLRLIKPEGLGSKLKEITVTGFSTFFIDVAMGILTILFNRQIVEYLGTSALAVYGVIVNISTFAQCCAYSVGQASQPIISTNFGAGKGDRIREILKYALGTAGFFAVLWTGLSLGIPNTFIQVFMTPTAEVLEIAPAIFRCYGISFLLLPFNIFSTYYFQALMKPKAAFVVSVARGLAVSGILIYLLPAAAGADAIWFAMPVTELIVAVYMARNMIKYTKQLK is encoded by the coding sequence ATGGACTTTCTGAACGGTAAGATCAAGAACATTTATTTTAAATATCTGGCGGCGGCATTTGGAAGTACGCTGATCACTTCGATCTACTCGATCGTGGATATGGCGATGGTGGGACAGTATCATGGCCCGGAGGGATCGGCGGCTCTTGCGGTTGTGGCTCCAGTGTGGAATATCATCTATAGCTTTGGACTTCTGATGGGGATTGGCGGGTCCGTGATCTTCAGTACCATCCGGGGGAAAGAAAAGGAAGGGGAGACCAGATCCAATGAATATTTCACCGCATCCGTGATCGGATCTGTGATCTTAGCCGTGATCATATGGCTGATCGTAGTTTTCTTTGACCGTCAGCTCCTGCTGATATTTGGAGCACAGGATAATACACTGACACTGGCGAGAGAATATGTGCGGCCGATCAAATTTGCGGTCCCGCTGTTCTTGTTTAATCAGATGCTGGCGGCTTATCTGAGAAATGATAAGAATCCGGCGCTTGCCACCGGCGCGGTATTGGCCGGCGGGATATTTAATGTATTTGGCGATTACTTTTTCGTATTTGCCTGTGAGATGGGAGCTTTTGGGGCGGGACTGGCTACGGCCATCGGTTCCGGGATTACGTTCCTGGTCATGCTGTCCCATTTCTTCCGGAAAGGAAATACCCTCCGTCTTATAAAGCCGGAGGGATTGGGAAGCAAGTTAAAAGAGATCACGGTGACCGGTTTCTCTACATTTTTCATTGACGTGGCCATGGGTATCCTTACGATCCTCTTTAACCGTCAGATCGTGGAATATCTGGGAACAAGCGCGTTGGCCGTTTACGGTGTGATCGTAAATATCAGTACCTTTGCCCAGTGCTGCGCTTACAGTGTGGGGCAGGCGTCCCAGCCGATCATTTCCACTAATTTTGGAGCGGGGAAAGGTGACCGGATCCGAGAGATTTTGAAATACGCCCTCGGCACGGCGGGATTCTTCGCGGTGTTGTGGACCGGCCTTAGCTTGGGAATCCCGAATACATTTATCCAGGTATTTATGACGCCCACCGCTGAGGTATTGGAAATTGCTCCTGCCATTTTCCGGTGTTATGGAATCTCCTTTTTGCTGCTCCCATTTAACATTTTCTCTACGTATTATTTCCAGGCCCTGATGAAGCCCAAGGCGGCGTTTGTTGTATCGGTGGCAAGAGGTCTGGCGGTCAGCGGAATCCTGATCTACCTGCTTCCTGCGGCAGCAGGGGCGGACGCGATCTGGTTCGCTATGCCGGTTACAGAGCTGATCGTGGCTGTATATATGGCGCGAAATATGATAAAATATACAAAACAGCTAAAATAG
- a CDS encoding aryl-sulfate sulfotransferase, with protein sequence MEVLLLGKKKIIGYLVLGVMLFVLAVSLQGCAGAEEDGQEGTNDYLTALDMETDISAIYTLEYQEDIEKQIEALKEENSYTLEDPLVIADPYGTNTTGLYVFFTSDTAAKASYTVSADGYEPFGEELYGDYTTEHEYLLIGMIPDTVNTITLTLQDEEGETAGTLELEYDAPSLAGSEENTQLEVKEGESGKELSDGLYTMLGNRTDEDNEETDFILLYDNYGTLRTEIPIKSYRACNILFGDDEIYFSASANELVAMDRLGRITEIYTLGDYQLHHDYIFGSREDFLVLATEEGKDTEEDRILSVDMESGEVTEIIDLADPFGDYLNTLDMEDGDEEPFDWIHINSIRLIDDDSIIISSRETSTIIKIEDIYTEPEVSYLIGSSQFWEESGYDDLVLEQEGEFSLNAGQHCVEYEESEELKEGQYYLYFYNNNNTVSSTRDYDYSEDEGYNGTYSGTDGVISYYDKYLVDEEAGTFALEERIPVTYSGYVSSVQQMGGNLLVDSGSAFTAVEFDQNFDEIQTLVGTGDTWWCRVFKYDYKGFWFN encoded by the coding sequence ATGGAGGTGTTGCTTTTGGGAAAGAAAAAAATAATTGGTTATTTGGTACTGGGAGTTATGTTGTTTGTTTTGGCGGTGTCCCTTCAGGGATGCGCGGGAGCGGAAGAAGATGGGCAGGAAGGTACCAATGATTATCTGACCGCGCTGGATATGGAAACGGACATATCAGCCATTTATACGCTGGAATATCAGGAAGATATTGAAAAGCAGATCGAGGCGCTGAAAGAGGAGAACAGCTACACACTGGAAGATCCTCTGGTGATCGCGGATCCCTATGGGACCAATACAACAGGACTGTATGTGTTCTTTACCTCAGATACGGCCGCAAAGGCTTCCTATACCGTCTCGGCGGATGGATATGAGCCGTTTGGCGAAGAATTATATGGAGATTATACTACAGAGCATGAATATCTTTTGATCGGCATGATTCCAGATACCGTCAATACGATCACTTTAACACTTCAGGATGAAGAGGGAGAGACGGCGGGGACTCTGGAACTGGAATATGATGCGCCATCCCTTGCGGGAAGCGAGGAGAATACCCAGCTTGAGGTAAAAGAAGGGGAGAGCGGCAAAGAGCTTTCAGACGGGCTTTATACGATGCTCGGGAATCGGACAGATGAAGATAATGAAGAGACGGATTTTATCCTGCTGTATGACAACTACGGGACACTTCGGACAGAAATTCCGATCAAAAGCTATCGGGCCTGCAATATTTTATTTGGAGATGATGAGATTTATTTCAGCGCTTCAGCCAATGAACTTGTGGCGATGGATCGGCTGGGACGGATCACAGAGATTTATACGCTGGGAGATTACCAGCTTCATCACGATTATATTTTTGGTTCCCGGGAGGATTTCCTTGTACTTGCGACAGAGGAAGGAAAAGATACGGAGGAAGACAGGATCTTGAGCGTAGACATGGAAAGCGGGGAAGTGACGGAAATCATTGATCTGGCGGATCCGTTTGGTGATTATCTGAATACTTTGGATATGGAGGATGGAGACGAGGAGCCTTTTGACTGGATCCATATCAACTCGATCCGGCTGATAGATGACGATAGTATCATAATCAGTTCCAGAGAGACGTCTACGATCATCAAGATTGAAGATATCTACACAGAACCGGAGGTCAGCTATCTGATCGGCTCCAGCCAGTTCTGGGAAGAAAGCGGATATGATGACCTGGTACTGGAACAAGAAGGGGAGTTTTCCTTAAACGCGGGACAGCATTGTGTAGAGTATGAAGAGTCTGAGGAACTAAAAGAGGGGCAATATTATCTGTATTTTTACAATAACAATAATACCGTCAGCAGTACCAGAGATTATGACTATTCTGAGGACGAAGGCTATAACGGTACTTACAGCGGTACCGATGGGGTGATCTCTTATTATGACAAATACCTGGTGGATGAAGAGGCGGGAACATTCGCGCTGGAAGAACGGATTCCGGTCACGTATTCAGGGTATGTAAGTTCTGTTCAGCAGATGGGAGGAAATCTTCTGGTGGACAGCGGAAGCGCCTTTACAGCGGTGGAGTTTGACCAGAACTTTGATGAGATCCAGACGCTGGTAGGAACAGGGGACACTTGGTGGTGCCGGGTGTTTAAGTATGATTACAAAGGATTTTGGTTCAACTAA